A genomic stretch from Anaerolinea thermophila UNI-1 includes:
- a CDS encoding transposase, translating to MARIAYRLAKQALPMYSHAKSPHHFTLPQLGACVLLMFYLNLSYRDMEEWLLASDAVGKELELPRVPDHTTLQRTYAKIRKADWMRMNETLLEEIGRPEEEGVAADSTGFSPGPASSYYQSRSGKAYRHWAKGVYAVGIVSQFILAMQSGWGPGSDAPYLGYLRRKARRFAKRRAWVLLADSGFDGRTVRPQDLIPPVRRGGNLLAPERRARSELVSAARLDGLYGQRWKTETVNSVIKRKFGQAIRSRKRSLQNREPIIKGLVYNIHR from the coding sequence GTGGCGAGGATCGCCTACCGGCTTGCCAAACAAGCATTACCGATGTATTCACATGCCAAGAGTCCCCATCACTTCACGTTGCCGCAGTTGGGGGCCTGTGTTTTGTTGATGTTCTACCTGAATCTCAGCTATCGCGACATGGAAGAATGGCTGCTGGCAAGCGATGCGGTTGGTAAGGAGCTGGAATTACCGCGTGTTCCCGATCATACGACCCTGCAACGTACCTACGCCAAGATACGCAAAGCGGATTGGATGCGCATGAACGAGACCTTGCTCGAGGAAATCGGACGGCCTGAAGAAGAAGGGGTGGCTGCCGATAGTACCGGCTTCTCACCCGGCCCGGCCAGTTCTTACTACCAAAGCCGTTCGGGAAAAGCCTATCGCCACTGGGCGAAGGGCGTTTATGCCGTTGGAATTGTCTCGCAATTCATCCTTGCGATGCAATCCGGCTGGGGTCCAGGTAGCGATGCCCCTTATCTGGGCTATCTGCGCCGCAAAGCCAGGCGGTTTGCCAAACGTCGGGCTTGGGTCTTGCTGGCCGATTCAGGGTTCGATGGTCGGACTGTCCGGCCTCAAGACTTGATTCCACCCGTTCGGCGAGGTGGAAATTTGCTGGCCCCTGAACGACGAGCAAGAAGCGAGCTTGTCTCTGCGGCTCGCCTGGATGGTCTCTATGGTCAACGCTGGAAGACCGAAACCGTGAATTCGGTCATCAAGCGCAAATTCGGGCAAGCCATCCGCTCGCGGAAACGCAGCCTGCAAAACCGAGAACCGATTATCAAAGGACTGGTCTACAACATACACCGCTAG
- a CDS encoding amidohydrolase produces MIRLLYHAQVYSSPYAIGGTAIAIQDDRVLAIGSEEDLLSQYGKMALCEDMQGACIFPGLTDAHLHLEQYALSLQRVNCETDTLQECLKRVEAIANKTPAGKWIRGHGWNQNLWHEGFGDNILLDAVSPHNPVYLTAKSLHAAWANSQALALAGIDETTPDPPGGKIQRNSQGQPTGILFESAMQLVERILPVPTPQEVADAILEAQRALWQMGITGVHDFDQSRCFSALQILDQSNTLRLRVLKSIPLENLPDAIRLGLRSGFGSSFLKIGAVKLFADGALGPHTAAMFQPYENEPHNTGILLLDHEDIVEYGREAVQHGLSLAIHAIGDRANHEVIHGLAQIRAYETHQGFSPLRHRIEHVQCLHPEDVPLLAQHHILASVQPVHAISDMEMADAYWGTRSRTSYAYRLLQNHGTTLIFGSDAPVESPNPWVGVYAAVTRRKLNGFPGENGWYPEQRLSVQDAMAGFTVTPAFAAYRERELGKLDQGFLADLIVLPVSPFDISQDQIPSLHPIATMVGGEWVFGGVES; encoded by the coding sequence ATGATTCGCCTTCTTTACCATGCACAGGTTTACTCCTCTCCTTATGCCATAGGCGGCACTGCCATTGCCATTCAAGATGACCGCGTTCTGGCAATTGGCTCAGAGGAAGACCTTCTGTCGCAATATGGGAAAATGGCGCTTTGCGAGGACATGCAGGGAGCCTGTATTTTTCCAGGGTTGACCGATGCGCATCTCCACCTGGAGCAATACGCACTTTCTCTCCAAAGAGTGAACTGCGAGACCGACACACTTCAGGAATGCCTGAAGCGGGTAGAAGCCATAGCAAACAAAACCCCTGCAGGGAAATGGATTCGTGGGCATGGCTGGAATCAGAATTTATGGCATGAGGGGTTTGGAGACAACATCCTGCTGGATGCGGTAAGCCCTCACAATCCTGTTTACCTGACAGCCAAATCTCTGCATGCGGCATGGGCAAATTCACAAGCGCTTGCACTTGCCGGTATTGATGAAACCACACCTGACCCACCGGGAGGTAAAATCCAGAGAAACTCTCAAGGGCAACCTACCGGCATTTTGTTTGAATCGGCTATGCAACTGGTAGAACGGATTCTGCCTGTACCTACCCCTCAAGAGGTTGCAGATGCCATTCTCGAAGCCCAAAGGGCTTTATGGCAAATGGGCATCACCGGAGTTCACGATTTCGACCAATCCCGGTGTTTTTCTGCACTTCAAATACTGGATCAATCCAATACCCTCAGATTACGGGTGTTGAAGAGCATCCCTCTGGAAAACCTGCCAGACGCCATTCGTCTGGGTTTACGAAGCGGTTTTGGTTCTTCATTTCTAAAAATTGGCGCGGTGAAATTGTTTGCCGATGGCGCATTGGGACCTCATACTGCGGCGATGTTCCAGCCTTATGAGAATGAACCTCATAATACCGGCATTCTCTTACTGGATCATGAAGATATTGTAGAGTACGGACGTGAAGCCGTTCAGCACGGACTCAGTCTGGCTATTCACGCCATTGGAGATCGAGCCAATCATGAAGTAATTCACGGGCTTGCCCAAATCAGAGCATACGAAACACACCAGGGATTTTCTCCCTTACGGCATCGGATTGAGCATGTTCAATGCCTGCACCCTGAAGATGTTCCACTACTCGCTCAACATCACATTCTGGCGTCAGTGCAACCTGTCCATGCCATTTCGGACATGGAAATGGCAGATGCCTATTGGGGAACAAGAAGTCGGACTTCGTATGCCTATCGCTTGCTCCAGAATCATGGTACTACCCTTATTTTTGGTTCTGACGCTCCTGTAGAATCACCCAATCCCTGGGTGGGAGTTTACGCTGCTGTCACCCGGCGGAAACTGAATGGTTTCCCAGGAGAAAACGGCTGGTATCCAGAACAACGGCTCTCTGTACAAGACGCCATGGCAGGATTTACGGTCACTCCAGCCTTTGCCGCCTACAGGGAAAGAGAACTGGGAAAACTGGACCAGGGCTTTCTGGCTGATCTAATTGTGCTTCCAGTATCTCCATTTGATATTTCTCAGGATCAAATTCCCTCTCTCCATCCCATTGCCACCATGGTAGGGGGAGAATGGGTTTTTGGCGGAGTTGAATCATGA
- a CDS encoding ParA family protein — MARVYTLVNQKGGVGKTTSAINLGAYLGYYGQRVLLIDLDPQANATSSLGVDKNSIRGGTYEVLIGRMPITPQILHNPRYKISLLPSSPALAGAEVELVDLPNREQRLKEVLAPALERYDYILIDCPPSLGLLTVNGLVAAANGVLIPVQCEYLALEGLGQLTQTIQRVRNSLFPELQIRGVILTMFDGRTRLATDVVAEVRKYFPDKVFQTIIPRSIRLAEAPSFGKPISVYAPESHAAQAYQALAKELLALDGIHIPELV, encoded by the coding sequence ATGGCGCGAGTTTACACATTGGTCAATCAGAAAGGGGGTGTGGGAAAAACCACCTCCGCAATTAACCTGGGAGCCTATTTAGGATACTATGGACAGCGCGTTCTTCTGATAGACCTTGACCCTCAAGCCAATGCTACTTCCTCCCTGGGAGTAGATAAAAACAGCATTCGGGGAGGAACTTATGAGGTCCTGATTGGGCGAATGCCGATTACACCTCAGATTCTTCACAACCCTCGCTATAAAATCTCCCTTCTACCCTCTTCGCCAGCCCTAGCAGGCGCAGAGGTAGAACTGGTTGACCTGCCAAACCGCGAACAGCGCCTGAAAGAAGTGCTTGCTCCTGCTCTTGAAAGATACGATTACATTCTCATTGATTGTCCACCTTCTCTGGGATTGCTTACCGTTAATGGATTGGTGGCTGCGGCAAATGGCGTATTGATTCCGGTGCAATGCGAATACCTTGCGCTGGAAGGCTTGGGACAACTTACTCAGACTATTCAAAGGGTCAGAAATTCGCTCTTTCCTGAATTACAAATTCGCGGAGTGATTCTAACCATGTTCGACGGGCGTACCCGTCTGGCTACTGATGTAGTGGCAGAGGTAAGAAAATATTTTCCCGATAAAGTTTTTCAAACGATCATTCCTCGAAGTATCCGATTGGCAGAAGCCCCATCGTTTGGAAAACCCATTTCCGTGTACGCCCCGGAATCCCATGCGGCTCAAGCCTACCAGGCGCTTGCCAAAGAGTTATTAGCGCTGGACGGCATCCATATTCCAGAACTGGTCTAG
- a CDS encoding zinc ribbon domain-containing protein: MTVDPVFLSNFLLISVGFTAAFLAALWLSLIFWVFRDIRRRTRDTLVHILAVLVVAILFLPGMLIYFILRPPKTLEEEFQQSLEEEALLQTIEESLLCPGCGRKVKEDWVACPACYTRLKKTCHQCGKPIELSWNLCPYCGTPAPGMRRETLSIDDAMRNLVMESELKSSTEPVSSSEDPDQV; encoded by the coding sequence ATGACTGTTGACCCTGTTTTTCTATCGAATTTTCTCTTAATCTCAGTGGGATTCACGGCTGCGTTTCTGGCAGCGCTCTGGTTGAGTCTGATCTTTTGGGTTTTCAGGGATATCCGCCGCCGCACCCGCGACACACTGGTGCACATTCTTGCCGTGCTGGTGGTTGCCATTCTCTTCCTGCCAGGAATGCTCATTTACTTTATCCTGCGCCCCCCAAAAACACTGGAAGAGGAATTTCAACAGTCTCTCGAGGAAGAAGCCCTTTTGCAAACCATTGAGGAAAGTCTGTTATGCCCGGGATGTGGTAGAAAGGTCAAGGAAGACTGGGTGGCTTGTCCTGCATGTTATACCCGTCTGAAGAAGACCTGTCACCAATGCGGAAAGCCTATTGAACTTTCCTGGAATTTGTGTCCATATTGTGGCACCCCCGCTCCGGGAATGCGCCGAGAAACCCTGTCCATCGACGATGCAATGAGAAATCTGGTCATGGAAAGCGAATTAAAATCTTCAACAGAGCCTGTTTCCTCTTCCGAAGATCCAGATCAAGTATAA
- a CDS encoding sensor histidine kinase, which yields MQQSISWVLMQLVDNAIKFTPPAGKVHLFTERDEGFLKIQVSDTGIGIPADRIEQIFEPFVQLDGSSTRKAGGTGLGLALARRIIEAHGSVIHVHSEESKGSTFSFALKIVSG from the coding sequence TTGCAACAGAGCATTTCCTGGGTATTAATGCAACTGGTGGACAACGCCATCAAGTTTACCCCTCCTGCGGGGAAAGTTCACCTTTTTACCGAAAGAGACGAAGGATTCCTCAAGATTCAGGTTTCTGACACCGGAATCGGTATTCCTGCAGATCGAATAGAACAAATTTTTGAGCCATTTGTTCAGTTGGATGGCAGTTCAACCAGGAAAGCCGGCGGAACAGGTTTAGGGTTGGCGCTGGCACGTCGTATCATTGAAGCCCATGGTTCAGTCATTCACGTCCACTCAGAAGAAAGCAAAGGAAGTACTTTCTCCTTTGCGTTGAAGATTGTATCTGGCTAA
- a CDS encoding PfkB family carbohydrate kinase yields the protein MLSIPPIEPIDYLLIGHVTRDLTPEGPRVGGTATYSGLTARALGLRVGVVTACDSCFEIPRPSQYTVVGLHSPETTTFENIQTPQGRVQKIHQRAPGLGLSLVPETWRSAPIVHLGPVANEVDPGLVRAFPNALVGLTPQGWLRAWDQDGNVHFTDWLEAGFVLEQATAAVISIEDVRGDESYIEEFASHIRILAVTEGPQGARIYWNGDVRRFTPPKMREIDPTGAGDIFAAAFFIRLYTTRDPWEAGRFATQLAAYSVARPGLEGIPTPEEIQLCLTEIV from the coding sequence ATGTTATCCATACCCCCTATTGAACCGATTGATTATTTACTGATTGGGCATGTAACCCGTGATCTGACACCTGAAGGACCACGAGTGGGTGGCACAGCCACGTATTCAGGTCTTACTGCAAGAGCCCTTGGCTTGAGAGTAGGTGTTGTAACCGCTTGCGATTCCTGTTTTGAGATTCCACGTCCTTCCCAATACACGGTGGTGGGCTTGCATTCTCCGGAGACCACTACTTTTGAAAATATTCAGACCCCTCAGGGAAGGGTGCAGAAAATTCATCAACGAGCGCCAGGCTTAGGACTTTCTCTGGTGCCAGAGACATGGCGCAGTGCGCCGATTGTCCATCTGGGTCCAGTAGCAAATGAAGTAGATCCCGGACTGGTCAGGGCTTTCCCCAATGCTCTGGTTGGACTTACTCCACAGGGATGGTTAAGAGCCTGGGATCAAGATGGGAACGTTCATTTCACCGATTGGCTCGAGGCGGGATTTGTGCTGGAGCAAGCCACTGCTGCAGTCATCAGCATTGAAGACGTGCGTGGAGACGAGTCCTACATTGAAGAATTTGCCTCTCATATTCGTATCCTTGCCGTTACGGAAGGACCCCAGGGCGCGCGAATTTACTGGAATGGGGATGTGAGGCGTTTCACCCCACCCAAGATGAGAGAAATTGACCCCACCGGTGCAGGGGACATTTTTGCTGCTGCGTTTTTCATTCGCCTTTACACAACCAGAGATCCCTGGGAAGCAGGAAGGTTTGCCACACAACTGGCAGCATACAGTGTTGCCAGACCAGGGCTGGAAGGTATTCCCACCCCTGAAGAAATTCAACTCTGTCTCACAGAAATCGTTTAG
- a CDS encoding ParB/RepB/Spo0J family partition protein, protein MARKGGLGKGLGALIPGESPQSEGGVISLPIHQIKPNPRQPRTEINEAHLQELAESIREHGVLQPVLVTTEPGKDGYYLVAGERRLRAAQMAGLELIPAIIRSVSEQERLELALIENLQREDLSPLETAEAYQKLVEEFGLRHEDIAIRVGKSREAVSNTLRLLNLSAEVKKALQSGQISEGHARALLGLPHEAAQNALLKVILEQGLTVRQTEELVRKMSGERPQKRRKRGLSPELQEYEEQLRSRFGTKVSIRHGQKGGAIVIYYFSEEEFDHLLHQFLGNS, encoded by the coding sequence ATGGCACGCAAAGGTGGATTGGGAAAAGGTTTAGGCGCACTGATTCCCGGGGAATCCCCCCAAAGTGAAGGTGGTGTGATCTCCCTGCCCATTCATCAAATCAAACCCAATCCTCGCCAACCCCGTACAGAAATAAACGAAGCCCATTTACAGGAATTAGCCGAATCGATTCGCGAACACGGAGTGTTACAACCTGTACTGGTCACCACAGAACCTGGGAAAGATGGGTATTACCTTGTTGCGGGAGAGAGACGTCTGCGGGCGGCTCAAATGGCTGGACTGGAGTTGATTCCCGCGATCATCCGTTCAGTAAGCGAACAGGAACGCCTTGAACTGGCACTGATTGAAAATCTACAACGGGAAGACCTCTCTCCCCTTGAGACGGCAGAGGCGTACCAGAAACTGGTAGAAGAATTTGGTTTACGGCATGAAGACATTGCCATCCGGGTAGGAAAAAGCCGCGAAGCCGTGAGCAATACTCTGCGACTTCTCAACCTCTCTGCAGAAGTCAAGAAAGCCCTGCAAAGCGGACAAATCAGCGAAGGACATGCCCGTGCATTACTGGGGTTACCCCACGAAGCCGCCCAGAATGCCCTGTTGAAAGTCATTCTGGAACAGGGTTTGACCGTACGACAGACAGAAGAACTGGTGCGAAAGATGTCGGGGGAACGTCCGCAGAAACGGCGTAAGCGGGGACTTTCCCCGGAACTTCAGGAATATGAAGAGCAATTGCGTTCTCGCTTTGGCACCAAAGTCTCCATTCGCCATGGACAAAAGGGTGGAGCCATTGTCATTTACTATTTCTCCGAAGAAGAGTTTGATCATTTACTCCATCAATTTTTGGGGAATTCATGA
- a CDS encoding histidine kinase dimerization/phospho-acceptor domain-containing protein, producing MRTPLTHLTGYLDLLLSGDLGPLNPQQRAALEVIQRSSERLAQLIEDLILFSVSEKNQIYLNIRPVNAFELLSSVYQRNSPKAIERQINFHFEPPESTLLVAADQEKVSWVLCCKDRLGRDTPSGVCCRPVL from the coding sequence CTGCGTACACCCTTAACCCACTTAACCGGTTACCTGGATTTGCTTCTCAGCGGAGATTTAGGCCCGTTAAATCCACAGCAACGCGCTGCCCTGGAAGTTATTCAACGCTCCTCTGAACGATTGGCCCAGTTAATCGAGGATTTGATTCTTTTCTCCGTCAGCGAGAAAAACCAAATTTACCTCAACATTCGTCCCGTCAATGCCTTCGAATTACTGTCCTCGGTTTACCAGCGAAATTCCCCAAAGGCAATTGAACGACAGATAAATTTCCACTTTGAGCCACCAGAAAGCACATTACTGGTTGCTGCCGACCAGGAAAAAGTTTCCTGGGTGCTCTGTTGCAAAGATAGGTTAGGAAGAGATACACCTAGCGGTGTATGTTGTAGACCAGTCCTTTGA